The genomic interval tcatcacagtccaGGACAGTACACCctctttttcagagactgggatctctggttcaaccggtaaagatgttgtgcatttcaatgcgttcacctctcagtcctcgattctgaaaatgacatttagagtttcacatttgatctttcttcaagttatgaccccaccactccagggatcagtcaggtgaatcttcattgcactctctataacaaatactctctaacctctttgctcatcctctatggaattaatttccatcttctgcagctccGTGTTGCCCcgatcactcacctcccacccctgtcactattttcatcttccacctcccctctcacctggatccacctctcactccccagctcttgccccatccccacccctcacctcttttctctgactatttcccgtccacactcagtccagagggagggtctcggcccgaaatgttgacggtccatttccctccacagatgctgcccgacccactgagttcctccggcagtttgttctttggtctgtataacacGTGTTAGTATGGGTagtgggattttacaccatattccagggttagggttaggcgtAATGGACCTCGGTGAgaaaacaacattaatcacgggtttcctcactgaatccagtgttgcgagatgtaaagtcccctgttatgtgtccggctgtgccgtgctGTTGTTGGAGTGGGCAACGTGgcgtttgtctcgattcgggtcacaacaccagaattacCAGCGGGGTCCAcgcacagtgtattagtcaacagaaaacctcctGTCCccgcagtctttgtctcctggtgaactcaacaccctgacagtgtggaccatagataccccttcctctcagggTCAGGggatcactcagacagctgatcgctgagaggaattatatttattggtcattaaagttcgcccagattcgtttggacggatttgatgtggagttcggggtgtcataGTGAaggggccggacggccgaactctctccgttgtccaaacatccttccaggtgaggcgacgcttCACCTGTGAATTTTCCGGGGTTGCCTATTGTGTCCGCTGCTGCCGATgtggccgcctctacactggtgacaccggctcctccgcagttgtgaggggtaggaatgttttttaacgggtgtcgatattcttcttcccttttgtgcgggaggggtgggttttgggggttaATGATTGGAATGCCGTCCTTTTTGATTCggggtgtgtggagggagtttcattttttttctctctgaaggcaattacgttgaattccacaaattccacagtggtaaaacaagataacagtcgctgtcggtcttatccgtcgttgttctaaatccacatacgaattatctccAAAAGTAGCTTATCATaggagtactgtcttcagaaggaactacctcccaagcaagggttaacacacaggtagattccgcaaggtactcccaatccagacccaacacacaaagtattaccgacagtgatttccacagaatatcccttctcacaagtgtttaccacataacacacccgaatccagctaagggttaacaaaagtggtagccacgagatactccaacaaaatccccagatggattatacgaattatcaccaacagtgattggtcacaggggtacctcttcaagtgaattaccacacccaggcaagggttagcaaaagtggtcctcacaggatagtcccaaaccaacagatccaTAGGAGTGGCCTTTGGTCACTCGGCCCTTTGTTTCGAACTttacatcttctttctttctctctggctgagtgtgtttgtgactgtccttgcttaaataaaacaaactgtgagctatgtaaacacaagctgcaagcaagtgtaaacacgctgcatagtcaaatagttccgcccctctctctctctcagtaagaatcaaacaggagccggGAAAGCCAGGCTTGTATACGCAGGAATTGAGAaggagaatttagaatttagtattttctctcgtattgcctttttagttatcttctgttgctctttaaaagtttcccaatcctctggcttccctctcatctttgctatgttatacatcttctcttttacttttatactgtctttgacttcccttgtcatccacggtcgccccctactccccttagctggcttttaccactgaaatggtgcgggactacaaccagagtccatgggttaagggtgaaaggtgaaatgttaaggggaacatgaggggaaacttcttcacacagacagtcatccgggtgtggaatgagcagccagcaacAAGTGGTCCATGCGAGCATGTTTTCGACATTTAAGCGGTTCGTGTAGGTATCTGGACggtaggggtgtgggagtgggcagtttaattagttcagcacaaaccagatggcccaaatggcctgtttctgtattgtaattttccacaagaacctgaagtaatactaatattcactctaagtccttttaacagctgtgcagaccaaccgttcacctcagcagggattttttatatggcgttaaaattgTGGAACTTTACGTTAATAATACGTgacagaaaatcccagatgcacgtcaagaaagacaatttgcatgagagtgtttcagttactgtggggccaggcacccatgcagctcagcaggaagagggaataataccaatggagagagtcaaactgaacCAGGTTACAAATTggtgatggcagaaatgccccattgttatagaaacaggaagagcatcggggaattgatggtcattccagataccagctctctgcccagtcaggagatgatttctctgtccaacttgtgttcaacctcattgtaacagtgaggaagagccagatcaaaacttggcgactcaagtaatctcatctgaaatgttgtcctacagccattgttggactttgtaaatcattttacaggttaaaaacgaaaaggaatttgtctccaggaatctcaaacacagcacgccagttttgctgtctctgtctagatatttaagaagtggagcgagggactcaatcgaccatccttcctactcagactgtggggagggattcagtcggtcatctgaccaactggcacgcccgtcattttacaaaggagaaaggctgttcacctgctcagacagtgggaacagATTCACtccgtcatctcaactgaaggtacatcagcaagttcacacaggGCAagaccattcacctgttctgtatgtaagaaaggattcaattggtcttccctcctgtggacacaccagtcagtttacACCGAGCAGAGGCAGgcgatctgctgaatttgtgggaaaggattcacttaatcatctgacgtaatggcacaccagcgggttcacactggggagagtccattcacctgcgcagaatgtgggaagcgattcactcgatcttccaccctacagatacaacagcgagttcacaccggggagaagccattcacttgctcagtctgtggggagagattcgctcactcatccacactacagacacaccagcaagttcacactggggagaagccgttcacctgcttagaatgtgggaagcgattcactcaatcttccaccctacagagacatcagagagttcacaccggCGAGAGAcggttcatctgctcagactgtgggaagggattcattcagtcatccgacctactgcgtcaccagcgagttcacactggggagaagccattcacctgcacagactgtgggaaaggattcacactgtcatctaccctactggtacatcagcgagttcacactggggagaagccgttcacctgctcagaatgtgggaagcgattctgtcagtcatccaacctactgcgtcaccagcgagttcacactggggagaagccattcacctgctcagactgtgggaaaggattcactctgtcatctaccctactggtacatcagcgagttcacactggggagaagcctttcatctgctcagtctgtgggaagggattcactcagtcatcccatctacagagtcatcagcgagttcacactggggagaagccgttcacctgctcagaatgtgggaagcaattctctcagtcatccaacctactgcgtcaccagcgagttcacactggggagaagccgttcacctgctgagaatgtgggaagggattcactcagtaatccCAAGTACTGGCACACCtgtcagttcacaatggggagtggccattgttatgaatccctaggtttcgtttgctgtggactgtcattttaagagagagagagatattaagaaggtgaatcagtctggcTTGCAGCTTGATAAaatcgctcgcagcttgtttagttttaaccgagaaCACAAACACTCAGCGTCAGatggagacgaaggaggaaaaatggaaggatcgaaaccagggaactaatgaccaagggtcactgattgaaactttcctatgcccataagggtgggttaattatcgattcagcgtactcaaatgtgtggttgtcacctcgtttgctccgtaggagtggatctgatttggggcatcctgtgaagaccacagatgtgttaacccttccttgggtgtggtgtggtaattcacttgaggacgataccccttgtgacaaatcactttcggtgataattcgtacGTGGATTTGGAACGACGACAGATAAAACCTACAGCaactgttgtctcgttttaccactatggaacctgtggaattcgacgtaATTTCCGTCTCTTGACATTTCGCCTGGATTGCAaagatctctctcatcacctattccgtggatgaactgaactttcatactttaccatcgcaagactccaagccttgtttcccccgagctcaatagtttgggagttatatttacacacatatatacacataacactcttaacttttgtttatcttacTTAAATTACTATAttacaagtagattctaataaagatagttttaacatcaaaacagaCGCCAGGTGTAGCCTATTGCTGCtgttcgtttctaaagcgttacaattcataacaaaattggggcctgcgtctgggatatgaacagatttgggggcgtagtcattaattatcgatttcattggggaaattcctttggatttatttgtgtgtggaaaatcagtagcaatggatgttgatagatgcCTGGAAGTGTCAGCCTCTGAGGCATTGGAAGACGCCAGAAtgattgagttgttgagtattgctaaaatgttaaaacttgctaaagtgaaatcgacaatgaggagtgcacagatgcagagtgtaatagctgaacattatgtatctgaggttgtgtttaaagtggaggagtcggaggtgtttcctgaaaatAAACCTAGTTaacttgagctccagtacaagtgaaaaaaattaaagatggaggctgcagaaaggcagaggcagtttgaggctagaaaggcagaaaaacagagggaggatgcagaaaggcagaggctgttcgagctggaaaagataaagagattgcagcaaaggggtcgagTGTTAGACTCTGGCGATAAGTTTAAGGCCAGTCGGAAAGTTAAATTTGTACCTCCATTTGACGAGGTAGAGGTTGATGAAtaccttcagcattttgagaaggttgctcagtttaaagtggccaaaagagggttgactcttacaaagtgtaattaaggggaaggctcagtaAAGCCTATTCTGAtctg from Hemitrygon akajei unplaced genomic scaffold, sHemAka1.3 Scf000115, whole genome shotgun sequence carries:
- the LOC140723486 gene encoding LOW QUALITY PROTEIN: uncharacterized protein (The sequence of the model RefSeq protein was modified relative to this genomic sequence to represent the inferred CDS: substituted 2 bases at 2 genomic stop codons); amino-acid sequence: MAHQRVHTGESPFTCAECGKRFTRSSTLQIQQRVHTGEKPFTCSVCGERFAHSSTLQTHQQVHTGEKPFTCLECGKRFTQSSTLQRHQRVHTGERRFICSDCGKGFIQSSDLLRHQRVHTGEKPFTCTDCGKGFTLSSTLLVHQRVHTGEKPFTCSECGKRFCQSSNLLRHQRVHTGEKPFTCSDCGKGFTLSSTLLVHQRVHTGEKPFICSVCGKGFTQSSHLQSHQRVHTGEKPFTCSECGKQFSQSSNLLRHQRVHTGEKPFTCXECGKGFTQXSQVLAHLSVHNGEWPLL